A window of Daucus carota subsp. sativus chromosome 2, DH1 v3.0, whole genome shotgun sequence genomic DNA:
atcttTTAAGCTTAGATAAATTCgggattttaattttaagtttttttgctGAGTGATGGTTAATGTGGCATGTATTTGGGTTAAAGTTAGCTTATTTGTTAATGGCTTACATGGTAGTTAATTTTTGAGCTCAATTTAGCATTTTAATTTATGACTAGTTTTGTAAGTTGCTCTGTTGCTGGGTTTAAGTTGAGTATAGTTTCTTGAAAAGTTTCTTTGCAAAGTGAGGATGCTATATTTTATGCTGGTTTTCATTGGTGGGCTGTGTCTAAAATGGTTACTTCTTGGTTTAATTTTCCAGCAAAGGAGAAAGATGATGAGGGGGATAGCTTATCAGGTAATTTATATGAAGAAAGAGTAGGTGTGCTGGGAAAATCCCCTGAGGCAGTGGAGAATTCTGAATATGCGGAAGAAGCGGTGATGAATTTGAGTGATGAGTCTGGAAACAGTGTTAGGTCAAATGGCGCCTCTACTAGTGTTAGCAAGGAAAATATTGCTGATAGAGTGGGGAAAATTAGGAATACTTCAATGACCAAAGGGGATAAAAAGGGTGTTATAATTGATGGCGAGAAGGAAAACTCAGATGATATAGGTAAAGAATCTGCTGAGTTAAATTCCCGGATTGGAAAGGCAAGTGGTTCGAGAGGTTCTGGGCGTTTTTCAGACTGGAGAGCAGGCGAGAGAAGTGAAGTGGAGGGGTTCCTCGGCAACCAAAGGGCTGATGTTGCAAGTTTGAGGTATTCGACTTCAAAGTACTCAGAGGAGGTTCCTTCATATAATAAGTTTGTATCTAATCATGATCAAGCTGTAACAGCTGAACAGATGAAGAATCAGAGTGATTTTGATAAATTGAAGAAGGCTGAGTACCTTGAAGAAGATCGAGCTGAGCTTTTAAGGAAGCTGGATGAGCTGAAGGACCAACTTACCAGGACTAAAATAGTGGATAATACCAAGGAAAAGGTTCCTATGAATAATGGGAGGGTTTTTCATCAGGAGCCCTATGGTGGTGATAATTGGTTCCCTGATGGCTCTATGGGGCATAAAAGGGCGTCAATGCAGTATTCAGTTCCTGATAAGCATGTGGCAGGACCTTCTTATATCAGTCATTATCCTGAGCCACGTCCATTCATGAATAGTCGTGAAATGGCAATGCATAACTTTTATACTCCTATGCATACACCAAGTGAACTGCCAGGTTTTGAGGATCCTTTTAGGTCCCAAATGCTTCGGACTCATACGAGCCAGGCACCTCATCCTTTACAACATCCAGCTCATCAATATTTCCCTGGACGTTATATGAACAATGACATGGGGAATTTTGACATGCTTGAACCATATTCTCATAACATAGAGCCTCATCCTACATCTTGCTCTTGTTTCCATTGCTACAACAAGTATCCTCATGTTCTTCAACCGAATCAACCTTCTGTTTTCCGTGATAAAACGTATGCTGATATCCCACACAATTCAATGTTCTACCATCGCGAAAATTCTGGTGCTTATGGTCCGCCTGGTTATAATTCAAGATTTCCTTCTCATGATTTTCATAATCCACATTCGAATACAAGACTGGCTACTGATCTGAACTATAAGGTGGGTGTTAATCGTCAGCGGCATCAAAGAGTAGTGCTAGCAACTGGTGGAAGTCGCTGCCGCCCTGTTGCTGGTGGTGCTCCATTCATCACATGCTACAATTGTCTTGAAGTGCTCCAACTaccaaagaaaattttgaagacaaagaaaagTCAAAAGAAATTGAAATGTGCAGCATGCTCTAAGGTCATCCTCTTAGTTATATCAGACAATAAACTTGTTTCCACCCTTAGTGATGGTGTGAAGAGAGTCCCTGCAAAGGTTGGTGATAGCTCTAATATGGCTGCTAAAGAAGATAGTTCAAGCTATCAGGGAGCAAACTGGGGTAGCATGGATTTGTCCTCTGATGATTATGAAAACACAGGCTATGATTTCCAGTCAATGGATCAAAAACTACCTTCATCAACATTAGGACAGAATTTGAGCTCAAATCAGTCTGCCGAAATGCGAAGCCTTCATTCTACTATTTCTTGTCCCTCTGAGGGTGAAGATAATCCGGACATTCTGATTGGTACAATAGGAGAAGCCAAGTCCGATGAACTTGTAGCAGGAATTGACCCGTCTCAAACAGCATCAGGTTCACCACTTGAAGATCCAATTAATTCTTCCAATAAATATAACATGGTCAACCGAGTCGGAAAGGGAAACAGAAGTGGTCGGACCGAGCAAGAGAAAGTTATTGTCAAGAAGGTTACCTCAAGGCAAAATTCCATAAAAGATGCACCAGTGGCAACTGAATTGGATATATCATCTAATGAGTATGGTAATACTGGAGTTTCATTAGATTCAGGGGATACAAGCAGAGAAGAAGACCAACTTAGAGTGAAGAAAGGGGGTTTATCATTCTTCACAGGTATCAAAAAGAAAAGCTTCAAAGACAAATTTAGATCTAGTCAGATTGTCGAGCAGGAAAAATGTAGTGTTGCAGTTAACGGACATCCTATACCAGATCGTCTGATTAAGAAAGCTGAAAAGGTGGCTGGACCAATTCAACCTGGACAATACTGGTAAGCACATACTTTTACAAATAATTGCTGTTCTCTCAGCCGGCTACGATGTGCAATTATCTTGGCAGACATGCTTGCCTAAGATTTTAACAGTAAATATGAACCATGCTGTGAATGTAAAGCATATTGATAGTTGATAAGCATACAAGTCACGCTACTATTAATAATTTCACTCTGAAGATGGATATTTACTTATAACTGCAATCAATtgctctatttttttttaagaaatgaacAAAACTCAGTTTTTATCGTGAATTCTCTCTCACGTATCATAGCATTTTATTGAGTATAAATGAGGAGCATGTCCAATCGCAAATTTGTACAAGACACTTAAAGAACACTGATAGAGCTGAAAACGGTCGACACACTTAATTTATGGATTGCGATAGATACTTTTCTGGCATCTTTTGGGCTTACATGTCTGTGCTTTTGTGTGTTTTTAGCATTGTATTTCTCAATCAAAGCCTGTTAGATAACTCTGCTGAATATTGAATTTGAATTGTATTTACTCCACTAAATCATGTTACTAACTTTATGGCCAGATTTACATTGACTTTGTTTCCATGAATGAAACACATAGTTCATGGTTGCAAAGACTTTTCCACGAAGTTTCTTGTGATTGGTTTTATTAATAATGTACTTGGGATAAATCCTGCTTCACCTCTTAAATAGTAACACTCTCCTTTCCTCTTGCTACCAGGTATGATTCCCGAGCTGGATTCTGGGGTTTCATGGGCGGACCTTGTCTTGGCATAATTCCTGTAAGATCCACTTGCATGGACAAAGAATTATCGATCTGCGTTGGTGGTAGCCtatagtttttatttaattttaaactgaTAGTCTTGTTCATATTAATGCAGCCATTTATTGAAGAGTTCAGCTATCCCTTACCAGAGGATTGCGCTGGCGGAAATACTGGTGTGTACGTAAATGGAAGAGAGCTTCACCAGAAAGACCTGATTTTGCTTGGAAATAGAGGACTGCCAACTGAAAGAGATAGGTCATACATAATTGAGATGTCTGGTAGAGTCTTGGATGAAGACTCTGGTGAAGAGCTCGATAGCCTTGGCAAACTTGCCCCAACGTTAGTTCCAAATcccttataaatatttttttgttaggtCATTAAACTTTTACTGCACAACTAAGTTTTGCTCAATTCTAACTTGACaataagaatataataatatatcttgaTCATGTAATTATAATTAACGCGGGTCAGTCACAACATTACAAGAATACTTATACTTCCTTTTCGCCGGTCTTTGGTTTCCTACTATTGAACCCATCAGTCTATTAACTATAAGCTCTTGAGATAAAAATTACACATATTGAATTGTTTTGGGTTATTATCCAGTGTCCGAAGTGCtgtaacttttttaatttacttaGTCATGTGGCTGTATCAAGCTCCCTCTTGCATAAATTCTAAATTCTTTAAGATATTGTTTCCTAATATCTACTTCTTTTCAGATTATATTAATGTCTATTCTTTTGTCGTCATTTTTTTGTAAGTAGTGATTAATGGATATGATCGCACGTTGTCGTTATCTCTGTAATAAATACTATCATTGTTCCACATGGATTACAAAAATATGGGACATCATAACTGAATAACTGTATTGTTAACTAATACTTTTTGCAGTGTTGAGAAGGCGAAGCATGGATTTGGGATGAAACCACCAAAAACAACTGCATGAGTTCCGGGCTTTCCAAAAGTAGGCAGCTATCAACATTGAAGCTTTGAAACCCTACTTTTGATGTAATTCAACTTTTGCATTTCAGACTGCAGGTACAACAATACAACATCGACCTTGAATTACCTGAGGAAGATATTGTGTTATTCGTCCTCAAATTAACCGGAGCTGTTTCCCTTCAGTACATCTTATTCATAAATGTGTATGACAAATAGAACCGTGATATATGGCTTAGGCTATGATTGTAGATGCAAGGCATATAGATTGTTCAAATAATATTAACTAAAGTTTGTAGCTGTACTTTTGGAAGTAAAAAAAGGTGATTTTTCCATTCCCCAGTTTCATTTTTCAGATTAAGAATTTTAACTTCAAAAATCACAGTTTCACATTTCTAGCCTATTTGTTGCAAGTCGAGTTGAATTTAGAGGCCGAAATTTAAGTTCCAACAATATCCTCTATAATTGATTGATTTCTAAACAAGTATGGTATATAAATCTCTCAGCAATATCTTGTTTTTTCTTTAAGTTCCAGCAATATCTTCAAGCAGATTTTGATTTTGCGACTCCAATTCCCCTCATTAACATAAACCAAACGCTACACCATACGCTAGATCACAACATGATCTCTTATGAATCGATTGCTTATGTATAATTATACTTAcataattttgagattccgatttTTATTAATCATCATAAACCAAACGTTATCCCATAAACCAGGTTCATTAACTATGGATCAAACACTCTTTGAGATTCCAATTCTCATTAGTCAGGCTCAAGTCATCATAAATCATAGGTCATGTTCATTAACTATGAATCGAGCAATCAGTATAACGTAACATATGTCAGAACATGCTCATTAATTATGAACCGAGCAGCCCATACAACGTAACATATGTCAGAACAAGTAAatgttttttcttcaaaattaaaTCCAAACTCAAACAGTCCTCAACTACCTAATTTGGCAAAACCATTAGTGTCTACAACAGCAAAATACAGAAATGTATTGCTTACAATTTAAGACTGCATTTATGTTCTGTCAACAAAAACTCTACGATCCACTTTACATTAGCCAAATGGTGCACAGAGCACGTCAACTTCATGACACTAAATGCCAACCTCTCTGAACGTTTCACAATTCTACTTATCATCTTTCTTGGAGCTCTCATCTTTTTTTCCGCGCAGATAAACTTTCATGTGTATATACTTTGCATTGTTCTTTTTCCTGGTTTTAAGGTAACAATTAACAAACACTATAAGTGTATGTCTTCTCATTGTTTTTCTCTCTTCATGTGTTGATTGTAGAAATGAAATCCATGGGATTTGACGATAATAAATACCGGAATCACAGTGATAATGTTGGTTGTTGCTACCCATTTTCTGCATTTTATAGAAATAACCGCGTGATCGTTTCAATTTTGGTTGGCTCTAGTGTTTTTGGTGTGGTGTATTGCTTTTATTTCCCTAGTGTTACCCTGTTTTCGCCTGTTCTGGACTCTGGAACTGGCTTTCTGTTAAACAAAGCCCTGCCACCGGAGGCTATATTGCCAGAATTGGAAGATTTTCCGCCTTTTAATGAGAGCCGAGCAAGCTCAGCTGAAACGGTGAATTCTCAGAATGGTGAGTGTGTTTCATTAGTATTTCATTTCCACCCTTTTGTTGATCATGATGCGTGTTTTGCTTTTTAAATGTTGATTCTTGGTTATATTATCTGTTATACAGGAAAATGTGATATTTTTACGGGAGAATGGGTTCCAGATCAGAGTGGTCCGTTTTACACTAACCACAGCTGCCACTCCATTGAAGCGCATCAAAATTGTATGAAAAATGGGAGGCCTGATTCAGGCTATATTTACTGGAGGTGGACTCCAAAACACTGTGAATTGCCCAAGTTTAACCCGGAAAGATTTCTCCAGTTGATGAGAAATAAAGTGAtggcttttattggtgattcAATCTCGCGTAATCATGTCCAGTCATTACTTTGTACTCTCTCCCAGGTACATTTACTGTTGATTTGTCGGAACTCTGCAGATACTTCTATGAGATTCTTCAAAACATACGACAAAATTCTACGTATAATTTATGCCAACATTGCATGCTACGTTCTAAATTTAGGTAGTTAAATGCCCGAGATCTAGGTAGATAAATGTTGGATCTTTTTTTATTGCAACCGGATGAGTTAAGCCCTTCATAATATGCCAGAAACAGTTATTGTAGCAAGGCTTTGGCTAAAGTTGAATTGAAATGGACATATACAGCTCTGGAATCTAATGCACACTATTCTGACAGCAGGTCGAGCTAACTAGTATTCAAGAAATTCTAGTAAGCAAAATTACAATTTAAATGCTTTTTTCTGGTCTTTGAACACCGCAACCAGCCAACCAATAACGAGGCTACTGTCAGTTTCAATAGCAGTGAATATTATGAATCTGTCAatttaaaaaccctaattctaaaGCAATTTCATTGTTGACAAAGTAATTAGCTGTTTTTGAAAGTATGCCACCATGGCATGTGGGGAACCAGTATCATTTACAGTTGGTGTGTCTTGATGATTAAAGCTACCAGCACCCTTTTAGTTCAAAGGTCATTTTTCACTTAATTTTGTTCCAAATGTCCTTTTAGAAGTATCTAAGCATTTCTCCCACTTTTAAATTTCCACCAAGCCTATGAATGAGATTCATATCTGGTAATCAATAGCTTCAACTAACATGAACTGCTTCAAGTGTGACAACAGAGCCTGACTTATTACTGGCTATTAGCTATTATTATCAATTTGTCATTAACAAaattaccccccccccccccccccccctctctcaaCCATTCTATACCCGAGTACTCAGTAATTGATATGTTTATTCCTTTTCGTAGTTAGGATGTTTCTACTAAAGGTCCCATGAAAAAAGTGACTGAGTTCTTATCATGATTGTTATTGAATGTGACTTACCACTCATTTTCCATGCACTTAAGTTTGGTTGAAGGGTGTGAAATTGGaaagaaatgaaattaaaattgCAGTTTTTCGctgtttttcttcttctttttccttcttcGTTCTTGTATTCTTCTCTGTCAATTTTGTTTGCAAATTTTAGTTCCAGTCCTCCCACCCTAAGAAGTTGTATAAAAGGTAGAGGCTAGTGAAGTTCATTAGCTTTAATTGATCTGTCATAATCTTGTACAATGAAAAAGAGTTCACATTTCACAGTTCTGAATTACTAGTTCAAGCTGTGATGCAACCTGACAACCTAAATGAGCTTGCACATTAACTAAGGTTCTCTATCTTTTTCTTTCTGAAGGTGGTTTGTTATACTTTTTTCATGACTAGTTATCTAATAATCCTTGTGCAGGTGCAAGAAGCTGTGGATGTGTATCACGATGAGAAATATGCATCCAGAAGATGGTATTTCCCCTCATACAACTTCACTCTTTCAGTAATTTGGTCTCCTTTCCTTATAAAAGCTGATATCTTTGAAAACATAGATGGAGTTGCATCTGATATACCTAAGCTAAATCTTGACAAACTTGATCCTGAATGGATTAAAGATTACAAAGAATTTGATTACATAGAGATTGGTGGTGGAAAATGGTATCTCAAAACGGCAATATACTATGAGAACAACACAGTCGTAGGGTGCCATAATTGCCCTCATGAGAATATAACAAAAGTAGGATTTCAGTATGCATATAGGAAAGCAATAAACTTAGCCTTGGAGTTCATCACTAGTTCTGAGAACAAGGCTTACACATTCTTCCGAACCTCCACGCCTGATCACTTTGAGAATGGAGAGTGGAACACTGGTGGATATTGTAACAGGACTGTGCCATTCAAAGAAGGCGATACTGATTTGATTGATGTGGACAGAACAATGCACGACATTGAGTTGGAGGAGTTTCAAAAGGCAGACAACGGGTTGAATCTGAGACTATTTGACACAACCCACCTTTCATTGTTAAGGCCGGACGGGCATCCAGGACCCTACAGGACATATCAACCATTTTCAATAGACAAGAATGCAAAGGTTCAGCTGGATTGCTTGCATTGGTGCTTGCCAGGGCCGATAGACTCTTGGAATGATTTAATGATGCAAATGTTGATGGATGAATGAAGTGTTGATCTAGAGCTTCCTTTTGTTGCCTCTTGAAATCATACATGCTTAATTACAAGCTGGTTTGTATGTTGATGAATATATAACAAGTGCATGTTACTTTTAAGAAACAAGtgcttcattttaatttattttgcatTAGGGAAAGAACCATACAATAAACAACCAAATTCTGCAGATATGCAGAATAGGAAGCAAGATTTACATGATTCAATTCACTTGAATTTGGAATAAATTCCTGTGACCACTAAATATCTTCCAGATGACTAGCTAACTACACAATACACTTAATGACTTGACCACATTTACAGATCAATGATATGGTACTAACTGAAAAATTCAAGAATGTCGAGAGGGAAATTGGGATCAAAGTCCACTGGATCAATTAACAGATCAAAATTGCAGACAGGAGAATTGGTGACTGAGTTTGGAGTTGATAATATTTCAGCAAGACTTGATACTGAGCTTCCCAAATTCTGGCCAATTTCAAAGTTGTTCATGTTGTGGTATGGTGACAATGATGGATAGCTGCATTCTGATGTTTCCTGGTTTACAAGTGATGGTAAATATCTACTGTCGATGAAACTATATTCCCTTGTATCCTCAGGACAGAAATGATTAGTAGAAGGGAAGGAGAAAGAAGGCATTCTCT
This region includes:
- the LOC108209513 gene encoding protein ENHANCED DISEASE RESISTANCE 4, producing the protein MSEPAKVRLVRCPNCENLLPELPDYSVYQCGGCGTVLRAKEKDDEGDSLSGNLYEERVGVLGKSPEAVENSEYAEEAVMNLSDESGNSVRSNGASTSVSKENIADRVGKIRNTSMTKGDKKGVIIDGEKENSDDIGKESAELNSRIGKASGSRGSGRFSDWRAGERSEVEGFLGNQRADVASLRYSTSKYSEEVPSYNKFVSNHDQAVTAEQMKNQSDFDKLKKAEYLEEDRAELLRKLDELKDQLTRTKIVDNTKEKVPMNNGRVFHQEPYGGDNWFPDGSMGHKRASMQYSVPDKHVAGPSYISHYPEPRPFMNSREMAMHNFYTPMHTPSELPGFEDPFRSQMLRTHTSQAPHPLQHPAHQYFPGRYMNNDMGNFDMLEPYSHNIEPHPTSCSCFHCYNKYPHVLQPNQPSVFRDKTYADIPHNSMFYHRENSGAYGPPGYNSRFPSHDFHNPHSNTRLATDLNYKVGVNRQRHQRVVLATGGSRCRPVAGGAPFITCYNCLEVLQLPKKILKTKKSQKKLKCAACSKVILLVISDNKLVSTLSDGVKRVPAKVGDSSNMAAKEDSSSYQGANWGSMDLSSDDYENTGYDFQSMDQKLPSSTLGQNLSSNQSAEMRSLHSTISCPSEGEDNPDILIGTIGEAKSDELVAGIDPSQTASGSPLEDPINSSNKYNMVNRVGKGNRSGRTEQEKVIVKKVTSRQNSIKDAPVATELDISSNEYGNTGVSLDSGDTSREEDQLRVKKGGLSFFTGIKKKSFKDKFRSSQIVEQEKCSVAVNGHPIPDRLIKKAEKVAGPIQPGQYWYDSRAGFWGFMGGPCLGIIPPFIEEFSYPLPEDCAGGNTGVYVNGRELHQKDLILLGNRGLPTERDRSYIIEMSGRVLDEDSGEELDSLGKLAPTVEKAKHGFGMKPPKTTA
- the LOC108208884 gene encoding protein trichome birefringence-like 25; amino-acid sequence: MKSMGFDDNKYRNHSDNVGCCYPFSAFYRNNRVIVSILVGSSVFGVVYCFYFPSVTLFSPVLDSGTGFLLNKALPPEAILPELEDFPPFNESRASSAETVNSQNGKCDIFTGEWVPDQSGPFYTNHSCHSIEAHQNCMKNGRPDSGYIYWRWTPKHCELPKFNPERFLQLMRNKVMAFIGDSISRNHVQSLLCTLSQVQEAVDVYHDEKYASRRWYFPSYNFTLSVIWSPFLIKADIFENIDGVASDIPKLNLDKLDPEWIKDYKEFDYIEIGGGKWYLKTAIYYENNTVVGCHNCPHENITKVGFQYAYRKAINLALEFITSSENKAYTFFRTSTPDHFENGEWNTGGYCNRTVPFKEGDTDLIDVDRTMHDIELEEFQKADNGLNLRLFDTTHLSLLRPDGHPGPYRTYQPFSIDKNAKVQLDCLHWCLPGPIDSWNDLMMQMLMDE